Proteins encoded together in one Bacteroidales bacterium window:
- a CDS encoding D-alanine--D-alanine ligase has product MRKTIALLTGGNSSEKVISLQSARQIAAQLDPSRYQTHIITIEGKEWYTEDGKGRRIPFNLSDFSLSLPERKVHFDYALVMIHGDPAENGKLQGYLDMMGVPYSCPGVLTSALTFNKYFCKNYLAAFGITGARHMLITRETIPAADEVARNIGFPCFIKPNNGGSSFGTSRVSSPEGLLPALEKAFAEDAEVLAEAALTGTEITCGVLKINGKELLLPLTEVVSKKEFFDYEAKYTPGMAEEITPARISPGLTAACHALSSRIYDILQCKGIVRIDYILSGNTFWFLEVNTIPGMSENSIVPRQIRAAGLSVGEVLDMLIQS; this is encoded by the coding sequence GTGCGTAAAACCATCGCCCTCCTTACCGGAGGAAATTCGTCAGAGAAAGTCATTTCCCTTCAGAGCGCCCGGCAGATTGCCGCACAACTCGATCCTTCCCGCTACCAAACCCACATCATTACCATCGAAGGGAAGGAGTGGTACACCGAAGACGGCAAAGGAAGGCGCATTCCTTTCAATCTCAGCGATTTCAGCCTTTCATTGCCTGAAAGGAAAGTGCATTTCGACTATGCCCTGGTGATGATCCACGGGGATCCGGCCGAAAACGGGAAACTGCAGGGATATCTCGATATGATGGGAGTGCCGTATTCCTGTCCCGGCGTGCTCACTTCCGCCCTTACCTTCAATAAATATTTCTGTAAAAACTACCTGGCGGCGTTTGGCATTACCGGCGCCCGGCATATGCTCATTACCAGGGAAACCATTCCTGCGGCTGATGAGGTGGCCCGGAATATCGGCTTTCCCTGTTTTATCAAGCCAAACAACGGAGGGTCGAGCTTTGGTACCAGCCGGGTAAGCTCACCGGAAGGCCTTCTGCCGGCCCTGGAGAAAGCCTTTGCCGAAGATGCCGAAGTGCTTGCCGAAGCGGCTCTTACCGGCACGGAAATTACCTGCGGGGTGCTGAAAATTAACGGAAAGGAACTCCTGCTCCCTCTCACCGAAGTAGTGAGCAAAAAGGAGTTTTTTGACTACGAAGCCAAATATACTCCGGGCATGGCCGAAGAAATAACCCCGGCGCGCATTTCTCCCGGGCTCACCGCCGCCTGTCATGCTCTCTCTTCGCGCATATACGATATTCTTCAGTGTAAGGGAATTGTGCGCATCGATTATATCCTCAGCGGAAATACCTTCTGGTTTCTCGAAGTAAATACCATCCCGGGCATGAGCGAAAACAGCATTGTGCCGAGGCAGATCCGGGCCGCCGGACTGAGCGTGGGGGAGGTGCTGGATATGTTGATACAGAGTTAA
- a CDS encoding RluA family pseudouridine synthase, whose translation MQEEEIRETDDLYEHFRFVADKKQSLLRIDRFLQNRIANVSRTRIQAAAAAGNVYVNGRPVKQNYKVKPEDVVTVLLPFPPRETEILPENIPLDIVYEDEHLMVINKPAGMVVHPAQGNYTGTLVNALYWHLKDLPLFQKGEIRPGLVHRIDKNTSGLLLVAKNELALNKLARQFFDHKTERKYVALVWGDLRDDAGTIRGNIARSTRDRKKMAVFEDEDTGKPAVTHYRVLERFHYVTLVECTLETGRTHQIRVHFQHIRHPVFNDAEYGGNTILKGTASSHYQQFVRHCFEIMPRHALHARSLGFTHPVTGQNMFFESPLPPDMAEVVQRWRNLMAARNKGKPETD comes from the coding sequence ATGCAGGAAGAAGAAATCAGAGAAACAGACGATCTGTACGAACATTTCCGCTTTGTGGCCGACAAAAAGCAAAGCCTTCTGCGGATTGACCGTTTTCTGCAGAACCGCATTGCCAATGTGTCGCGCACGCGTATCCAGGCGGCTGCAGCGGCAGGCAATGTCTATGTGAACGGCAGGCCCGTGAAGCAGAATTACAAGGTGAAGCCGGAAGATGTGGTGACGGTGCTCCTGCCTTTCCCTCCGCGCGAAACGGAGATTCTGCCCGAAAACATTCCCCTCGATATTGTTTATGAAGACGAACACCTGATGGTGATCAACAAGCCGGCCGGAATGGTGGTTCATCCCGCCCAGGGCAATTACACCGGCACGCTGGTGAATGCCCTGTACTGGCATCTGAAGGACCTTCCTTTGTTTCAGAAGGGGGAAATACGGCCCGGACTGGTGCACCGCATCGACAAAAATACCAGCGGCCTTCTGCTGGTGGCAAAGAACGAACTGGCGCTGAACAAACTGGCCCGTCAGTTTTTCGACCATAAAACCGAACGGAAATATGTAGCCCTCGTGTGGGGCGACCTTCGCGATGATGCCGGCACCATCAGGGGAAACATTGCCCGCAGTACACGAGACCGGAAGAAAATGGCGGTTTTTGAAGACGAAGACACCGGAAAACCTGCCGTTACCCATTACAGGGTCCTGGAACGGTTTCATTACGTAACCCTGGTGGAATGTACCCTCGAAACCGGTCGTACGCATCAGATCCGCGTGCACTTCCAGCACATACGGCATCCGGTTTTCAACGATGCCGAATACGGAGGCAATACCATCCTGAAAGGTACAGCTTCCTCCCATTACCAGCAGTTTGTAAGGCATTGCTTCGAAATCATGCCCCGCCACGCGCTTCATGCCCGCTCCCTCGGATTCACGCATCCCGTGACCGGACAGAACATGTTTTTCGAATCGCCCCTGCCTCCCGATATGGCCGAGGTGGTGCAACGCTGGCGCAACCTGATGGCCGCCCGGAATAAGGGAAAACCAGAAACTGACTGA